A region from the Lolium perenne isolate Kyuss_39 chromosome 4, Kyuss_2.0, whole genome shotgun sequence genome encodes:
- the LOC127295849 gene encoding rhodanese-like domain-containing protein 10, which translates to MAMGAAATAAACFSSASTGVSRSRVRAQAKSWAGGAKELVQSGAVKAVRPRDAAEAMSAEGFQLLDIRPAWEHGRAAVRGSVHVPLFISDDDMSPVTLLKKWVHLGYIGLWTGQSFTKMNNRFLDDVAAVVPGKDAKLLVACGEGLRSLIAVRMLHDDGYKNVGWLAGGFSKSVDGDFADVEGESKLRYATIGGTSYIFLQILLLLRVVQ; encoded by the exons ATGGCAATGGGTGCTGCGGCGACGGCGGCCGCCTGTTTCTCCTCCGCCTCCACAGGCGTCTCTCGCTCTCGTGTCAGGGCGCAGGCGAAGTCGTGGGCTGGAGGGGCAAAGGAGCTGGTGCAATCCGGCGCGGTGAAGGCCGTCCGGCCGAGGGACGCGGCTGAGGCCATGAGCGCCGAGGGCTTCCAGCTGCTGGACATCCGGCCGGCCTGGGAGCACGGCCGCGCCGCTGTTCGGGGCTCCGTCCACGTGCCGCTATTCATATCCGACGACGACATGAGCCCGGTGACGCTCCTCAAGAAGTGGGTCCACCTGGGCTACATCGGGCTCTGGACCGGGCAGTCCTTCACCAAGATGAACAACCGCTTCCTCGAcgacgtcgccgccgtcgtccCCGGGAAGGACGCCAAGCTGCTCGTCGCATGCGGCGAAGGCCTCAG GTCGCTGATTGCTGTGAGGATGCTGCACGACGACGGGTACAAGAACGTGGGGTGGCTCGCCGGCGGGTTCAGCAAGTCCGTCGACGGCGACTTCGCCGACGTGGAGGGGGAGAGCAAGCTCCGGTACGCCACCATCGGGGGAACTTCCTACATCTTCCTCCAGATCTTGCTGCTGCTGCGGGTGGTACAGTGA
- the LOC127295847 gene encoding phosphoinositide phospholipase C 2, which produces MERKNYPPTPTRRGANQERKPGDPGGSGGEAEAAEMGTYKCCIFFTRRFAPGEASTPEDVRTLFSRFSGGTPYMGVDELRRYLAATGEPDAGGDAEMDAAERIVDRILQGRSRTPRFGKPALTVDDFHSFLFSEELNPPIRQAKVHHNMNAPLSHYFIYTGHNSYLTGNQLSSDCSDAPIIKALQIGVRVIELDMWPNSSKDDIDILHGRTLTAPVSLLKCLTSIKEYAFVASPYPVIITLEDHLTSDLQAKVAKMVLEVFGDILYYPESKHLQEFPSPEALKGRVLLSTKPPKEYLEAKGGTMKDRGTVPKFSKGENEESAWGREVPDIQDELQDANKHQDDLLYRERDVDEDEKKARKNAPLEYKHLITIKAGKPKGSVVDALKSDPDKVRRLSLSEQELAKVAARHGPNIVSFTQRNLLRIYPKGTRFNSSNYNPFLGWVHGAQMVAFNMQGYGRALWLMNGFYKANGGCGYVKKPDFLMQTCPDGKVFDPTADLPVKTTLKVKVYMGDGWQQDFKQTHFDSYSPPDFYVKVGIAGVPSDSTMKKTRVVEDSWVPVWEEQFTFQLTVPEIALVRVEVHEYDVNEDDFGGQTVLPVSELWPGVRTVPLFDHQGFKFKSVKLLMSFEFV; this is translated from the exons ATGGAGAGGAAAAATTATCCGCCCACCCCCACACGCCGGGGAGCAAACCAGGAGAGAAAACCTGGCGATCCAGGGGGATCGGGCGGCGAGGCAGAGGCGGCGGAGATGGGGACGTACAAGTGCTGCATCTTCTTCACGCGCAGGTTCGCGCCGGGCGAGGCGTCCACGCCGGAGGACGTGCGCACGCTCTTCTCGCGCTTCTCCGGCGGCACGCCGTACATGGGCGTCGACGAGCTCCGCCGCTACCTCGCCGCCACCGGGGAGCCGGACGCCGGCGGCGATGCGGAGATGGACGCGGCGGAGCGGATCGTGGACCGGATCCTCCAGGGCCGCAGCCGCACCCCGCGTTTCGGGAAGCCGGCACTCACCGTCGACGACTTCCACAGCTTCCTCTTCTCCGAGGAGCTCAACCCGCCCATCCGCCAGGCCAAG GTCCATCACAACATGAATGCACCATTGTCCCATTATTTCATATACACCGGACACAACTCATATCTTACTGGCAATCAACTTAGCAGTGATTGTAGTGATGCTCCCATCATCAAGGCACTACAAATAGGTGTCCGTGTAATTGAATTAGACATGTGGCCAAATTCTTCTAAAGATGACATTGACATTCTCCATGGAAG GACACTTACGGCCCCAGTATCACTTTTGAAATGTTTGACATCCATTAAAGAATATGCCTTTGTTGCATCTccctatcctgttattattacatTAGAAGACCACCTTACATCTGATCTTCAGGCAAAAGTAGCTAAG atggtccttgaagtatttggagATATCCTGTACTATCCTGAATCAAAACATCTTCAAGAATTTCCTTCACCGGAAGCACTGAAGGGGCGTGTCCTCCTGTCAACGAAGCCCCCAAAGGAGTACCTTGAAGCAAAGGGTGGCACTATGAAAGATAGAGGTACAGTGCCAAAATTTAGCAAAGGAGAAAATGAAGAATCAGCATGGGGCAGAGAAGTTCCAGATATTCAGGATGAGTTGCAAGATGCCAACAAG CATCAGGACGATCTATTATACCGTGAAAGAgatgtggatgaagatgagaagaaAGCCCGCAAGAATGCGCCACTGGAGTATAAGCACCTGATTACTATCAAGGCAGGAAAGCCAAAGGGTTCTGTTGTTGACGCCTTAAAGAGTGACCCAGACAAAGTTAGGCGTCTAAGTTTGAGCGAGCAAGAACTTGCAAAAGTGGCAGCACGCCATGGTCCCAACATAGTGAG CTTTACGCAAAGAAATCTACTGAGGATATACCCAAAGGGAACCCGCTTCAATTCATCCAACTACAATCCATTTCTAGGCTGGGTGCATGGTGCTCAAATGGTGGCGTTCAATATGCAG GGATATGGAAGAGCCCTTTGGTTGATGAATGGATTCTACAAAGCCAATGGAGGCTGTGGCTATGTGAAGAAACCAGACTTCTTGATGCAAACTTGTCCGGATGGAAAGGTTTTCGATCCGACAGCAGATCTACCAGTGAAGACAACACTCAAG GTGAAAGTGTACATGGGTGACGGTTGGCAGCAGGACTTTAAGCAGACACATTTCGATTCATATTCTCCTCCAGATTTCTATGTAAAG GTGGGCATTGCCGGAGTTCCGTCAGACTCGACGATGAAGAAGACGAGAGTCGTGGAGGATAGCTGGGTCCCGGTGTGGGAAGAGCAGTTCACCTTCCAGCTGACGGTACCGGAGATCGCGCTGGTCCGGGTGGAGGTGCACGAGTACGACGTGAACGAGGATGATTTCGGCGGGCAGACCGTGCTGCCGGTGTCGGAGCTGTGGCCAGGGGTCCGCACCGTGCCACTCTTCGACCACCAGGGCTTTAAGTTCAAGAGCGTCAAGCTCCTCATGAGCTTCGAGTTCGTCTAG